Proteins encoded by one window of Flagellimonas lutaonensis:
- a CDS encoding putative porin produces MIRPFIILLFFFGLPSLYSQVDSLPPLQKRKDSATVFGKKKKQAKKKGRAITIKDYLIISHDSDTTYVDTTLTIQKEYKYNFLRSDDFELMPFANLGQPYNKLGHNARSAYIYPRIGATAKHFNYMEAEDVQYYHVPTPMTELFFKTTLEQGQLLDALLTLNTSERFNLSVFHRGFRSLGKYQFEQAQSSNFVATANYRSKNGRYWARGHIAAQNLETEENGGIEDREQFESGAEEFTDRSRIDVQFSRANNTLANNRVLGKRYFLDHQYKLLGAKKDSLNPKSSLSFGHTFSYETKFYQFLQDGQSGVFGSEPFVVPIDDKASLKTMFNQVSGTFSNKTLGTISANVRLFNYDYFFRSILIDDEGRIDNRLHGEELNFGGSYKNTLGGFSLSGDFSLNVSGKLSGNVINGRAAYQINENNRVYAAIHASSRMPNFNLLLYQSNYRNFNWQNTTSFEKQEIKGVTFGWDSKFLGSLTASYDAIDNYTYFRSEANAEDIANGLERALVKPAQNNQTINYLKVRYSKEFKWRRWALMNTVMYQEVSQDMNVLNLPQLVTRNTLYFSKDVFKKAMFLQTGVTFKYFTSYTMDAYHPLLGEFYVQEREEFGGYPMLDFFINAKVRQTRIYLKAEHLNTVWGSEYNYYAAPDYPYRDFVIRFGLVWNFFS; encoded by the coding sequence ATGATAAGACCATTCATCATTCTTTTGTTTTTCTTCGGATTGCCATCGCTCTATTCGCAGGTAGATTCTCTGCCACCCCTTCAAAAAAGGAAAGACTCGGCAACGGTTTTTGGCAAAAAAAAGAAGCAGGCGAAGAAAAAGGGTAGGGCAATTACCATAAAAGATTACCTTATCATTTCGCATGACAGTGATACTACCTATGTAGATACCACCCTTACCATACAAAAAGAGTATAAGTACAACTTTCTGAGAAGTGATGATTTCGAGTTGATGCCCTTTGCAAACCTGGGGCAACCCTACAACAAACTGGGCCATAATGCAAGAAGTGCGTACATATACCCTAGAATTGGAGCAACTGCCAAGCATTTCAACTATATGGAGGCTGAAGATGTGCAGTACTATCATGTGCCAACGCCCATGACCGAGCTTTTCTTTAAGACCACTTTGGAGCAGGGCCAGCTTCTTGATGCCTTGCTGACTTTGAACACATCGGAGCGGTTTAACCTTTCGGTATTCCATAGGGGCTTTAGGTCGCTTGGAAAATATCAGTTCGAACAAGCCCAATCGAGTAATTTTGTGGCAACGGCCAACTACAGATCTAAAAATGGAAGATATTGGGCAAGGGGGCACATTGCAGCACAGAATTTGGAGACCGAAGAAAATGGCGGTATAGAAGATAGGGAGCAATTTGAATCGGGAGCAGAAGAGTTTACCGATCGCTCCCGAATTGATGTGCAGTTTTCAAGAGCCAACAATACCTTGGCCAACAACCGCGTGCTGGGCAAGCGATATTTTCTAGACCATCAATATAAACTGCTAGGCGCCAAAAAAGATTCGTTGAACCCCAAAAGCTCTCTTTCGTTCGGCCATACGTTCAGCTACGAGACCAAGTTTTACCAATTCTTGCAAGACGGGCAGAGCGGTGTCTTCGGTTCAGAGCCCTTTGTTGTGCCCATAGATGATAAGGCCTCGCTGAAGACTATGTTCAACCAGGTGTCCGGCACCTTTTCAAACAAAACGCTGGGTACCATATCGGCGAATGTTCGCCTTTTTAACTATGACTACTTTTTCAGAAGTATACTTATTGATGATGAAGGCCGCATTGATAATCGCTTACATGGTGAAGAGCTCAATTTTGGTGGAAGCTACAAGAACACGTTGGGTGGTTTTTCGTTGAGCGGAGATTTTTCGTTGAATGTCTCGGGCAAGTTGTCGGGCAATGTGATCAATGGGCGAGCAGCCTACCAGATAAATGAAAACAATAGGGTCTATGCAGCCATCCACGCCTCCTCCAGAATGCCCAATTTCAATTTGCTGCTGTATCAGAGCAATTATAGAAATTTCAACTGGCAGAATACAACTAGTTTCGAGAAGCAAGAAATAAAGGGAGTCACCTTTGGATGGGACTCGAAATTTTTAGGGTCGCTAACAGCGAGTTATGATGCGATTGACAATTATACTTATTTCAGGTCAGAGGCCAACGCAGAAGATATTGCGAACGGCCTTGAACGGGCACTGGTGAAACCGGCCCAGAACAATCAAACGATTAATTATTTAAAGGTTAGGTATTCCAAAGAGTTTAAATGGAGGCGCTGGGCGTTGATGAATACCGTCATGTATCAAGAGGTCTCTCAAGATATGAACGTGCTGAACCTGCCCCAGTTGGTAACCAGAAATACGCTTTATTTTTCGAAAGACGTGTTCAAAAAGGCCATGTTTCTTCAGACCGGGGTTACGTTTAAATATTTCACTTCATATACCATGGATGCGTACCATCCTCTATTGGGTGAGTTCTATGTTCAGGAACGCGAAGAATTTGGCGGTTATCCCATGCTCGATTTCTTTATCAACGCCAAGGTGCGCCAGACCCGTATTTATCTAAAGGCAGAGCACTTGAATACTGTTTGGGGCAGTGAGTATAATTATTACGCCGCCCCTGATTATCCATACCGTGATTTCGTTATCCGTTTTGGGTTGGTCTGGAACTTCTTTTCCTAA